One genomic window of Halovivax cerinus includes the following:
- a CDS encoding AbrB/MazE/SpoVT family DNA-binding domain-containing protein encodes MSMDSVPEETTVSKSGMVTIPSSLRHRLDIEAGDKIRWEVDEAGSLSVTVVKQRHGAFADFEPVPMGGDGLQTHDLAGHDSDPAFEESN; translated from the coding sequence AACGACTGTCAGTAAGAGTGGTATGGTAACGATTCCATCCTCGCTTCGTCATCGACTCGATATCGAGGCCGGGGACAAGATTCGATGGGAGGTCGATGAGGCGGGCTCGCTATCGGTTACTGTTGTCAAACAACGTCATGGCGCGTTCGCGGACTTTGAACCTGTGCCAATGGGAGGGGACGGATTGCAAACCCACGATCTTGCAGGTCACGATTCTGATCCCGCGTTCGAGGAGTCGAACTAA